Proteins encoded by one window of Hyphomicrobium nitrativorans NL23:
- a CDS encoding DUF1214 domain-containing protein codes for MLRSGVLRSRSASNLMGFTLHRLKKRLAAAVAYTADWALFIGVVLILGLGSSWYMIERGSPLTTLTAGPWVSWVSAARVDSDPYTRAHEARLGILPLSTEIAQTFIARTDSEGRALHSSCDYAVEGHELPTHWWSLTVFDAQGRLIPNTLGRSAYTSDTMAIRGNGTFLATLSRDAHPGNWLPIGGAGRLALVFTVLDHGSRSLTQGEEVVPFLPAVTRKDC; via the coding sequence ATGCTTCGCTCCGGCGTCCTACGCTCACGTTCCGCCTCGAACCTGATGGGCTTCACGCTTCACCGGCTCAAGAAGCGTCTCGCCGCGGCCGTCGCCTACACGGCCGACTGGGCGCTCTTCATCGGCGTCGTACTCATCCTCGGCCTCGGCTCAAGCTGGTATATGATCGAACGCGGCTCGCCGCTCACGACGCTGACGGCCGGGCCTTGGGTGTCGTGGGTCTCGGCGGCGCGCGTCGATTCCGATCCTTACACGCGCGCGCACGAAGCCCGGCTCGGCATTCTCCCGCTCAGCACGGAAATCGCGCAGACCTTCATCGCACGGACCGACAGCGAGGGGCGCGCCCTCCATTCTTCATGCGATTACGCGGTCGAAGGCCACGAGCTACCCACCCATTGGTGGAGCCTCACCGTGTTCGATGCGCAGGGCCGTCTCATCCCCAACACGCTCGGCCGTTCCGCCTACACCAGCGATACGATGGCCATCCGCGGCAACGGCACGTTCCTCGCCACGCTGTCTCGCGACGCGCATCCCGGCAACTGGCTTCCGATTGGAGGCGCGGGGCGTCTCGCGCTTGTCTTCACGGTGCTCGATCACGGATCGCGCTCGCTTACGCAAGGCGAGGAGGTCGTGCCCTTCCTCCCCGCCGTCACGCGGAAGGATTGCTAG